The genomic window AAAGGATGACACTTaatgagaactttttttttgACACTAAACGATTTAACTTTTTTCTATGACAAAAGCTGGTTAGGACAGAAGGAAGACAGAcagaaactttgaaaaaaaaaaaaaaaaaggggagatAAACATAGTGGGAAAGAAAAGAGACAAGCTTTGTCCTTGCAGTTAGTGAGACATGCAAATTCAATCCCATAATTAAACTGGGCAAACAcggaaaaattattatattacttaataaatgataaattaattaatcattcctaattaatcattaatcaaaTGCCCTAACATTGAACCTTGAGGATCCCCAAATTAAAGCTCAAAGTGAAGAGGACCAAAATTCAGTCATCACTCACCATCTTTATGAACACGCATAGCAGAAGCTGTGATGTCTGTGGTCACATTAAAGTAAGGCAGCCACAAGTCCTACAAATACAAGCAAGAAAAAAAACGTTATATGTTGTCGTACATATGATAATCACCTTTCCTAATTACATCAGCTATTCCAAAAATTAAGTGAGTTCAAATAATATTGATCAgtagtaataatacaattatgaaaaataataaaacagtttaGAGTTTTAAAACAGATGAACCCCCAAAAGAGTTTGGGGACCTCTTACCTCGATCTGTTTGTCCTCAAAGACGTTGGAGACGCTGGTGTTGAAAGCAGAGCCAGAGAACATGGACGTGATTGGATAAGTAAGGTCCAATACCGTTTTGAACACAGAGTTCATTGCCTGAAGGCAAAAGAGATGGGTTAAACGAACTGAAATTTGCGTGATTAATAACTAAACATCTATCTTATCTGATTGCTTATCTGATTGCTTAAAGAAAGTTAAAGGGTGTCAGTCGCATTACCTTTGACCACTCTCTCGCCCTCTGCTTGACCCGAACAGCACTTCTCTCCTCTGCATACAGAGCACCAATGAATGAGCCAATGGAAGTCCCTCCCACTATGTCAATGGGAATTCCTGCTTCCTCCATGGCTTTGATTACACCAACATGAGAGCAGCCCCTGCAAAATCAAACAATTTTGAAAATAAGTTAATTGTACAAAAATCCCTTCAGTCCATTTTTAACCAAAGCTGTTTTAATGCAAGAttagcaaaaaacaacaacattgtggTACACATAGAAGGAGAACAAAGGCCATTTTTAaatggatgtcaatggaggaTAGGTTTCACAATCCTGAATAAACTGCTTTTGTGTGTAAACAGCATATCATTTAATAAAGCGACAGCCTATTGGCTAATTCTTCAACATGTTTGCTATTAAAAATTACTTTTGGATTTACAATGAAACATGCTGTTAGTGTAGGTAGGTAGGATTCAAGTTGGATTTAGTATACAGCACTTCCCATTCATTCTTATGGTATGTTAACAGTGACTGACTGTCATACAACACAGAAATTCGATGTCGTCAAGACTGAAATGTGATTGGTTATCAAGGCACACATGATCCAAATTATGCCATTATGGTAGAGCTGTGGACCTTGGTATCTTCCAGTAATAATAATACCATTCTCTGCTCACCTGGCTCCGCCTCCACCGAGTACGAGGGCGATGCTGTTTCCTGTTAGTACTCTGGCCAGCCGTGAGAAATCACTGTGTCTGTCTGCAGTCTTCTCAAAAACCTTTTCATATACCTCTCGCTGTTTAGGACAACAACCCCACCCATATCAAACATAAGAGTTACCAACAATCTTTGTTCTGTAAATCAGCAGAAAGCTAAACACGTTTTGTATTTTTACCAGTTTGGAGGGGCTTCTTCTTGAGAAAACTCTACGGGGGCACTTTAGGTGAAGGTGTCCAGAGCACCAGCTGCGCATGTTTAGCCATTCAACGGTTCTCGACGGTCCCGGCCCGTCCTCACGATGCAGCAGGGCTAACTGCTTCAGGGCTCGTACCGCTGTGTTCTCTAACATCTGCTCCAACTGAGAAGGTAACAACATGGGAACACTTCAGAACACTTCAATTTGATCTTACtcacaataagattttttttgatTCCATTCAATTTGATTTCTATTAATGGTTAATgatttctattaatatttataatgtgtCTTATGTATGAAAAAGACAAACTAAGAATATTTATTGCACAATTTGAAAGTGAACAATATAAATACATCTATATACAGGCTACTTGAAATATAACAAAGCGTGCCTATTTCAGAGCTGAGAACACTGAGgtattcaatatttcattcgtTTCAAGAGTTTCTTTATTTCAATGTCTTCCATCATTAAATCAATCTTCAACATTTTGAATCAATTCTTTAAAGCTATTCATTATTCAAAAATCCACGTTTCAAAATCAATGCATATTTAGTAGAGGTGTAACAATACACAAACATGATGGTTCGGTACATACCTCAGTTTTAATGTCACCGTTTGGTACAGCAAGGGGAAaaacttgtttattattttttattattaaataaatctacctctttctttaaatatattcagtaataattcaaCTTTTCTTTGAGATAAAAATCTACCTCGGCTTATGCTCAAAAACTATAGTGAGCCCTTTTACATTAGGCCTACTATAAGGTTACAGTTAACAACAGAGCCCAAACTTacatttaattactatttatttttctaaatataacaAGCAACACTCAACTTGAAAAAGATTATGCAAAAATGTAAAGTGCACgtaatgtagtttttaaattaacttaaaaatgatAGAAATTCTATTTGTTGTTGAAAAAGCTATATTCATTTTGCACAGAGCCTACCATAACTCGTTTCACAACAGACTGacttatacattaaataattaagaccTCAGGTAAAGTATAATATAATGATTATAAAGTCTAATGTTTCGCGAAATGCTGTATTTGTTCGGTGCACAAACGTACCAAACTGAAACACCTGTACAGAAAATCTTAGGTACGAATTTGTGTACCTTTACACCGCTAATATTTAGTGTTGAGCTGCTTACACCTGTAGTGACTGCACATTCTATATTAATGTGCCAGGTTGCGCAACCTGAAGTTGTGCCTTGCTTAAGGTGAAAAGTAAAAGTTTTTGAATCTTTCCCTGTGGGGTTACCAGCTCTGCTCTTCAACCACTACAGCACCTCAAGCATCTCACATCAATGTGGACAGAAACAACACTAGACTCAAACAAATACCTCTCCAAGTGCAGGTTCCTGGTCTCCGAGCCCCACAATGAGAATGCAGTCTGCTTGACGGATGCAGCGTTGAGTCCATGGGGTCATACTGCTGTCCGTCTGATACAGCACTATACGATTAATGTCCTCCTGCTGAGCCAACCAACCTGACAACCTGTACTCATGAATACTAGAGAAGGACAAGCATTTCAGATTACAATTATAAAATCAGTGAGATAAATACATGTTGTTTTGATCTGATATATACCTGTCCAATGCAGAAGCGCCAAGTCTCTCTCTGATGATGTCACTGGTTAGCAGCAGAGTTGGTCCTGATTGAAGAATGAAAGTGTGTTTGATTATGCATCTAGATCATGGGCTTTAAATGTCAGTCACGTCTTAAGTGTACCTATGGCGCTGAGGGCATGGCTGAGCTCCAAATTAAAGGCACTGATTGGCACTTCATCACAAACAGGAAGCACGGCCACAGTGGAGAGATTACTGGCTGGGTTAGTGACATCAGGACTCGACGCCATGCTTGGCAGACCCAAGGCAGAGCCTACAGAAAGGCAAGAAAAGAGATCTTACCACACTTAGTAAAATTAACAGGTTTGATTCTTAAGTCTTGTCGACTTTAAGCATGGATTTCTTTACTCTTCATTTGTTTAAACATAAGGAAAAGGCTCTGCTTCATATTCTTTATTCCTAACATGATGTATCTTCTCAAGATGGACTTTACTGAAGCACAGAATGAGCTGTGAATGATTCATGTTTGGTACTTGAAAACGGTCCACGGGGCTGTTGAAGGTTCCCCAAAATCTTCTGCCCCAGCAGATGAATCAAGCGTGTCACCACCTGTGGGTATCTTCTCTTAATATTGTTGAGCGTTCCTTCTGGAAGCTTCACCAGCTCAGTGTCTCTGACTGCATGGACTGTGGTGGCACGAGGCTGTCGAGTCAAAGCCTCCacctgaggaaaaaaaagagacataGTTTAGTGATCCTAAATTCAGTTTAGATTATATTCCAGAGCTTTAGACTCACAACTCCAATAAGATCTCCCCGTCCATACTCTCCAACCAGCTCCTTCTTCCCATTCGCTTTTCGGATGACCGAACGCAGTCGTCCATTCAGCACAATATAGGTACAGTCAGACTGATCATCTTGCCTATGGACCACAACTATTTTAATGATAGAATGCAATAAcgatgctgtaaattcagcactgccatcacaggaaaacaaatgacaaaattacagaaaatgttttttcaatcaaataaatgcaacattggtTAGCATAAGATACTTCTATTGAAAATATGTTTGTAAAAGCCATTTTGGTCTTATGTACAGGTATTTCCAGTAGGTGTCACCCTTTCTTGATTGTTCACGATATAGATATAGGTAGGAACCTTCCTTCAGGTAACAGGTGTTGCTGGAGGGAAGGTGTACACAGTTTTTGACCGCTACGCTAGGTTGTTTGTCATGCTAGACAAGTCATTGTAAAGGTGAAGGATTGGTGGATTTACTGACTGTTCATTGGATTCTTGCCTATATGGAAATGAAGACCAGTAACGgtaaaataaatcaacaacaaTGAGCAATTTTAACATCTTGTGTGGACATTCCAGTTAATAGTAACCCAAGCGTGCGCGTCCATTACAAACACCATCCAGCATCCCTCAGCAGCTTAAAGTATTAGACTTGGCCGCTtacattaaacaattaaacaGTAGTGTAGAACAATATACTAAATATcaagcatcgcgttagttcagtcaggccacgttagtcatgcttgcatcagctgacagtcagctgttcctgacgtgtaccaatccagtcttgacacctatcacctgcggtctattcaaattcccattcttcagtgccTGGAAGCAGTctctcacattttgtttacaactcacgtaattgtgaattgtaattatatatatatgcctctaatggttctgttctgtaccccaggggggtttgtcttgctgccctccccactctgtccaagcatggctgcatggacaggtgtgtggagtgttgcccagaacataaccataccgccatcactaactgtatgcaattataatcgtcataaatatacttgacagaggtggtcctgattgaaatatatatatatatatatatatatatatatatatatatatatatatatatatatatatatatatatatatatatatatatataactataagaTTTCTTAAGATTAATCATCCAATCGGCAACTTAAAATTaattatccaaaatacatttcttaattacACAAAGTTATATTTGAACTACCACTTGGGAATGTTGCCAGCCAAATAAAAAGTTAcaactgaataattaaaaaataaaaaaaattcacgaGAGCTGTTATGGTACCTGTACAGGGCCCGTCCGGCTTCAACAGCCATCCAGTCAATGGCGAAATCCATCTGCCGTACAAACGGGGACATGCGGATGGCCACGGTGTGAGCTGCACTGAGAACTACACTTGGCTGCTCACGCATGATCCTACAGGGGGCAGCACAATCTACAATCTACTGCTATCTACTGATGGAGATTaattctttgtgtttttgtttgtgagaTTTGCTATATCTACAATGGCATTCAAAAGACTGAATATTTAAGTGAAATCAGCTGTAGTACTTTatagacacactcactcataGAAGTCAGATTTGGAGATCTTGAGGTAGGTACAGTCACGCTCCGCTTTAATGGTGAAGATGAGCGGCTCTCCTGTGAGTACAGCCAGCTGACCTACCATCTCACCCGACTGggtcacaaacaaacacactgcgTCCTGCTTGTCAATCATCTTCTGATAGACATGAAGACAGCCAGACAGGACAAAATGCAGACTCACATCCTACAGGAAAgaaacataattacaaataacTGTGCCTTCAAAATAAGAGATCTAAGGTTTAACAACTAAATTAGGCAGAAGAAAATAAATGGGAATGAGCACCTGGTCTCCCTGTCTGGCTAACACAGATCCAGCTTTAACATGATGAAACGTCACCCTCCCATTCAGCAGTGCAGGGTCCTGATGATGAAAGAGGGCATATGAGGAAAGGCATCACTCCAGTCCAGCAAAAGAGAGACAGGTGTGACCGTCAGAATACAGAGGAGAACTAAAGTACACGAGAAACTGCTTCATTTTACTGGAAAATGAACTCTGACCACAAGATACCTCAATCTTCATGAGTTTGAGGATCTCTTTCTGGGCCTCGTCGAACACTGTGGCATTAGGTCGTCCTTGAAATGGGCTAAAAATGTTCTCCACTCCTGACTCGTCCTCAGGATACAAATACACACTTGAAGGAGCCTCATCCACCGTCACCTTCCTCTCCCGCTGCTCCTGTGTCACAGAAAACAAGCAGTTTGGGTCATAtttcagtgagttttttttttgtaatacttaTTCTTAAAGATTATTCTCATTACAGTCTCATTACTGCAATacaaaatatgttaatatgtaaGAAGTGAAATGAGTGTACAAAAATCCTCACTCGTGTGAAAGCAGGTGGAGGGGGAGCTCCATCCTCAGCAGATACAGAGATACGCCCTCTCTCATAAGCCATGTCGAAATCTGAATGTAGACCCTTCTGAATTCCTAAGGTCAGCAACAACATTACAGCATCACACCAACAAAAGCATGATATGTCATACATTTCTATAGattatacacacgcacacattgtAACTATGAATtctataatattacatatatattcttatatgtaCACTATcaatcaaatgtttggggtctttaagatttttgtgtatttgaaaatatatatatttttttatgctcagtaaggctgcatttatttgattttaaaattaaaagtaagaataattgtgaaatattacaatttaaagagttttctgtTCTTATATATTTACCAaagcacttttttcatagtttggctggtcctgcgacttatagtcaggtgcgacttatttatcaaaattaatttgacatgaaccaagagaaatgaatcaagagaaaacattaccgtctacagctgcgagagggcgctctatactgctcagtgctcctgtagtttacactgaaaacagagagcgccctcttgtggctgtagacggtaatgttttcttttggttctaaataaatacaacttataGTCCTATGcgacttatttatgttttttttcctcgtcatgacgtatttttggactgatgtgactcaTACTTAGGTGCGACTCATAGTCcgaaaaaatacggtaattgttTTTCTTGTGAtctcaaagctacattttcagcatcatttctccagtcttcaatgtcacacgacccttcagaaatcattctgatatgctgatcgctcaagaaacatttattattatgttgaaaacagttttgcaccTTTTTGTGGGAAcagtgatatacagtatattcaagaCACATGGACCTACCAGCGATGTCTACAGGCATAGATATAGTCCTACTGAGGGTCAATGTTGTGCCACCATCCTTCCCAAGATCCCCACCTGCAGACAGGGTGCATCATCCAAGATGAACTCTCATTGTAAATAAGTAAACAAGCAGATGTTATTATGATATAAAGACTCACCAGTAGCATTTTGGACGGCAGCCTCACGATGTTTATCAGGAACAGTGAGACTGCCAAAGCGTTTGCTGTGTCGTATGGGACTGGAGCGTGTTGGATGAGGGGAGGCAGGAGAGGGACGAGCCTGCGTGTCCTAAGTGAACATGGacacaaaaaggaaataaaacttattttgtatagtactaaatattttaatctttttgcatGCTAGCAACCAATCGTAAGAAAGAAAGAGTGTGTGCATGGAGTGTAGCTCTCTGTTCATTCACATGGCTGAAAAGTTCATTGGTGAGCCCCAGGTAGTTGTGCAGGGCCAGAACGGTCACCCTCTGAAGACGGACCATGATGATCTGCAGAGGACACAACAGGAAAAATATTCTCAATTATGTGCAGCGGCCTTACAGACAACAAAGGAATCTTTCGGGCAATTTTAAAATTCCAGACCTGAACCACCCGCACAAGGCTCTCTGGGTATTTCTCAAAGATGGACAGAAAGGCATCGACAGGCAGTCTGAGGACAGTGGACACTTCTGCCGCTCTCGCTGAAACAGTCTTATATGGTCTCTGGTGACCCTGAAATACGCATGCATACAAACACTGTGAACTATGCATAATTTCAAGAATATGTAATGCATTTTCCAACGTCAACTGCTGCAAAAAATATGCTACCTGACCTTCTTATAGGGCAGTTTCAAAGAACAGGGAGAGGGAAAGAggagaaaagtgaaaaaaaaaacacaagtacaGGAAAAGGAATGGGAACAGGGAAAAggaaaagataaagaaaatgagAGGCAAACAAAGgttgtgtaatattttatttgtgtaaattaaGTAATTGGGTTTCCTGTGATTTTAAGCAGCATGAGCACACAGAAAATGGAATTGTGGGTGTGACTGACTGTGATGACATCAAGGATGCTCAGTAGACTGTGAACACTGTCTCCAGGGTAAACCTCTTTGACCACGCCATCCTTTCCATCcttatgaaagagagagagagagagagagagagagagagaggggtgagtccagggttattattgttaactatatctaaaaccataaaaaatgttgttgcttcaaataaaatagaaactaactgaaaatgttaaaaaaattaattggcaGTTGCCAAGGAAgtatttctcatttttaaaatgactaaaattcaaattaaaacagaatgtatagaaactaatattaacaaaatattaatgaaatctgTAGCAGTATCTAAGTGATACTACAATAACACTGGATGAGCGATTATTTTTTTGCCATAACAGTGAATACACACACCTGTCCAGTAAGACACAACTCCAGCTTGCCATCCTGTACCACATATATGCTGCTATCAGGCTGACCGGGTCTGAAGACATATTCACCCTGCTGGAACTGCAGAAACACCATGTGCTTACACAGCTCCAGGAACAGCGGCTTCTCGAAGTGACCCAACACACTGCAGGAGACACGTTATATATCAGATTTTACCTGAAGTTTTCTTTAGTTTCACTCTTGATGTAAATCAGTTCAGAAACAATGGGAGCGTACCGCACGTTCTTCAGCATGTAGAGCACCTCAGATGGCAGATGAGAATTGGCCACGTCGAACTCTGTGAGATCTGCCTCCAGCACTGACGGAGGAGGTTCCTTCATCTGCAGAGAGGGCACTTCTTTCTTAAAACGCAGGATCCTGAAAAAACAGACATACTGTTAAACCTAATTGTCTGAGCAAATAAAATGACCATATAATGGCACTACAGAAATGTACTTTTTGGCAATATTTAGCATCTTCTGTTTCTTTTTGAGGCGGGGCCTGGAGGATGAAGCGGAGCCCACTAGTGAAGAGGTGGACTGAGACACCTTCCTCATTATCTTCCTCCCATAAAACCAGACTTTGTCTCTTTTACGAAAACGATATTTCGGGGCTTCCTGAGCTTCACGTTCTGAGAGGAAACACAAACAAGCACATATATACACAAGTAAATACGATTGGAGCGTTCATGTAAAGTAATTCAGGGTTTCTGCAAGTTTTATGAAGgtgaatttaagactttttaagactaaTAAAGAAAATTTAAGGAATAAAGGAAGGGAACACTAGACATCGATATGTTCTCTATGTGTTCTCTGATGTCTAAGGAGAACAGTGGGTTGTTTCATAGCATTTAATTGTTATAAATTTAGATTACTTGATCATTTTAcagtgtacagaaaaaaaaaacattcatttcacaaatgtgtttttgaaaactAACTGCGGAGGTGCATCCTGCGCAGGACAAAAAATATCAGGAGAGCGATAAGAACGATGGCGACTCCAGCACCGATTACAATTCCCACCACCTgtacacagacagaaagacagtgagaaatcaagaaaactttcatttctgaaggatcatggggcaaagaagactggagtaatgatgctgaaaattcataatatatatatatatatatatataaattattattattattttattttttttgtatacaaaATTATTGTATACAAATGTCTATGAAAATGAAATAGCCCAAATATTGTGATAATTTGTCATTCATGGtggaaaaatgcaatatttgcacACTTCTGCAAATGCTGTGATTCAGTGTAACAGTGTCTACTGACCATGCTGGTCTGCAGCTGATCCTCCACCAAACTCTTGATGTTCCCAAATCCGTCCAGCTACAAAACACACAGGATGTTATTACAGGCTTTTTTTGAGACAACGCTGGGATCAAAACTGAgaacatgttaaaaaaatactAGCTATCTGGCTCTTGaacaaagagaaagggaaaaagtGATGGAAAGAGAAATATCTGAAAGATAAACTAATTTGTTACTGGAGCACAACTATTTTGTTCTGTTCCATAATTATGTAAACTTTTCCTCTCTCCACTGTGCCGTCATTCCTTCAAGCCTTCCCACTCTGTCACTCTCGTACTCACacatttattctttctttcttagcTCATTTATTTTCAACAAAGCAAGGCCCACAGTGTCTCTAAAGTGAACAGCCACTTTCAGTTTCTACAGTAGCTCAGTGCATTAAGTGGAGAGTcagttataaatgaaataataatgaatcTTACACAGACATGATAAAAGCACTGAAAAAATTATTTCCTTGCAACTTTTGttgattattagcatgcatattactattgcccatttattagtacttataaaagcatatatttatgccttattctgcatgaccatatattTAGATCCTTTAATTCTacacaatacctaaacttaacaacagccttactaactattaataataagTAGCAAATTAAGATTTATTGTTGGGGAAACTCTTAATAAATAGTGTATATATGTTCCCTTTTCTAAAATGTTAcctagatatttatatattttgtatagaaTGATGAATATGAGTGTGCATTGTATGAGTGCAACACCCTTGGAAATGAAGAAGTACTTGAAGTAGTGGGTTTTATCATCTGTGGAAACCACATAAGAGTGTGAATGTTAACATCCGCTAACATACACTactagtcaaaagtttttgaaccttaagattttttatgtttttttaagaattctcttctgctcaccaagcctgcatttatttgatccagaatacagcagaagcagtaaaattgtgaattatttaaaataactactttctatttgaatatatttttaaaatgtaatttattcctgcttttttttgcatcattactccagtcttcagtgtcacgtgattcttcagaaatcatgctaattttATAAATTTGCTGCTCATGTGCACATAACTAGACATCTAGTTGCATCTTCTAAACTCTAACTTTTCCCATCATGACAGagcaaaaaaactaatttcacaCCAATAAATGTTTCTAAACAAGTCACATGATCAGATTATCTTCCCAGCAACCAAACATGTGTGTGTAAGGTAAAGCATTAGGGTGGTGCTGCTCACCTGTGGAGCTTCTGCAAACTCTGGGCCTGATGTGCTCTGTCCCATTCTACCTCAACACACAGCTGGGCCATCAATGACAGCCACTGCAACACACAGCAAGACAACAGGCTTCATGCACAGatcagcatcacacacacattcaataagaatCACTGCAGGCTAAAAAAAAGCTTCCTATAAACATATTCAGTTCATGTCCATGCACATTACAGGGATCAGCTGGATAGattttataatacaaattaaatggtACTAGATTATTAAACAGATCAGGACTGAACAATACAGCTTTCAAATCAAAGATCACAATCAGCAGAGGAAACTATCCAATCACAACTCCTCCCCAAACTGATGTCATCATCcctgataaaacacacacatgcagcatgAGTGATTTTCATTCTGATCTTCCCACCAATAACAACATGTTCCTTTCACATCCAGGGTTGCACGAGGTGCCTGTTTGTACACTGAACCACATGCACGCTGATTTCACTGACCTAAGCACAACACAAGCCCTTCATATTCACTACACACATAAGCACATTTATAGTGGGAGAGCCCAACCTCCAACAAAGACACATGTGCCCTTACATCTCACTTCTACACCTTAAAAAACAGCACGAGTCCATCTAAAGCCATTCGGTGATGACATCACAGTGTCTAGAGGCCAACAAGTATTTTTTAATGATTGGGGGTGGAGAGAGGATTAGATTACTGAGATCACAGCAGACATAAAAGAGATTCATCCACATCTGGATCTGACTGAGTGTGTATAAAATTCACTGTTAACGGCTGGAGATGCAAACCAACTATGAAAGATTTACTGTTCATAGTATACAGATGAAAGAGACGTAGTGAGTGATTGTATCACATTCAGATCGATTATAGGCAGAGATAGCATTGACATTCAATAACATGCTATAGAATAACAAGAGAGGGAATGGAAACCACAGGGTAATGAtgaactgggggggggggggggggtctgaaaTGCCAGTATTCATTACTCACTAATGGGCACCTTCTAATAGCCATTGTCCTCTATTAACAATGCTCttacacagttttattttaaagccCCCAACTGACAAATACAACACTCAACAATTCAACAAAGCATTAATGCAATGTCCTTCACTATATTAGACATGTTCAGCGGTTTAGACACGCTCAAGCATAATGTGAACaactttgatttaaaatgttatgcatACAAGATGTCGCTGCACAACAGAGACAACTCATGCATGACTTTAATGGAAACAACCGCTATTACTTTCCATGAGTACAAAATAGTGCCTGAAACTCTTTAAAatgttaccttttttatttaaaaaaaaataatataataaataaaaaatagtcagTGAAAGAAGGTcaacccaaaaatgtaatttatttactcaccctgaaattgttccaaacttgtatgagtttctttcttctgctgaacaaaaATAAGAtagtttgaaaaatgttggtaaccaaacagtttctggtccccattgcCATCCATAGTATTCTTTTCCCTCCATATAATGGAAGTCGGAAGGGATCAGCAACTCTTTGGTTACAACTTACCAACCTTGTTCAAAGTATCctcttttatgttcagcagaagaaagaagaagggggtgtaaatgatgacagcattttcattttcacatgaactattcctttaaccttcAAAAAGGTTAACAGTTCCCAACTTTGCCAACCTAAAAAAATCAGCAACCTAAAATGTTCACCCAAAACAGTGAGAAAACAGAAAGGATTTTTCAGTTTCAGCCAAGATTGTTTTGGAGGGCAAAAACCACTGACTGAAACAATCTTGTGTGTGTACACACTTCACCAGGACCGCAAATAATGCCAGAGCAGCAATATCTAAAAATTTTTGGCTGTACATGACACCCTAACCAGTTCAGTCACTCCGTTACcctaatttttgtttttgggcTAAACTAAATGTTGGCtgacctgacaaaaaaaaaaaaagtctgtcctGTC from Carassius auratus strain Wakin chromosome 1, ASM336829v1, whole genome shotgun sequence includes these protein-coding regions:
- the LOC113064314 gene encoding neuropathy target esterase-like isoform X2; amino-acid sequence: MGQSTSGPEFAEAPQLDGFGNIKSLVEDQLQTSMVVGIVIGAGVAIVLIALLIFFVLRRMHLRKREAQEAPKYRFRKRDKVWFYGRKIMRKVSQSTSSLVGSASSSRPRLKKKQKMLNIAKKILRFKKEVPSLQMKEPPPSVLEADLTEFDVANSHLPSEVLYMLKNVRVLGHFEKPLFLELCKHMVFLQFQQGEYVFRPGQPDSSIYVVQDGKLELCLTGQDGKDGVVKEVYPGDSVHSLLSILDVITGHQRPYKTVSARAAEVSTVLRLPVDAFLSIFEKYPESLVRVVQIIMVRLQRVTVLALHNYLGLTNELFSHDTQARPSPASPHPTRSSPIRHSKRFGSLTVPDKHREAAVQNATGGDLGKDGGTTLTLSRTISMPVDIAGIQKGLHSDFDMAYERGRISVSAEDGAPPPPAFTREQRERKVTVDEAPSSVYLYPEDESGVENIFSPFQGRPNATVFDEAQKEILKLMKIEDPALLNGRVTFHHVKAGSVLARQGDQDVSLHFVLSGCLHVYQKMIDKQDAVCLFVTQSGEMVGQLAVLTGEPLIFTIKAERDCTYLKISKSDFYEIMREQPSVVLSAAHTVAIRMSPFVRQMDFAIDWMAVEAGRALYRQDDQSDCTYIVLNGRLRSVIRKANGKKELVGEYGRGDLIGVVEALTRQPRATTVHAVRDTELVKLPEGTLNNIKRRYPQVVTRLIHLLGQKILGNLQQPRGPFSSSALGLPSMASSPDVTNPASNLSTVAVLPVCDEVPISAFNLELSHALSAIGPTLLLTSDIIRERLGASALDSIHEYRLSGWLAQQEDINRIVLYQTDSSMTPWTQRCIRQADCILIVGLGDQEPALGELEQMLENTAVRALKQLALLHREDGPGPSRTVEWLNMRSWCSGHLHLKCPRRVFSRRSPSKLREVYEKVFEKTADRHSDFSRLARVLTGNSIALVLGGGGARGCSHVGVIKAMEEAGIPIDIVGGTSIGSFIGALYAEERSAVRVKQRAREWSKAMNSVFKTVLDLTYPITSMFSGSAFNTSVSNVFEDKQIEDLWLPYFNVTTDITASAMRVHKDGCVWRYVRASASYTPYLPPLCDPKDGHLLVDGCYVNNVPGSLWRYVRASMTLSGYLPPLCDPKDGNLLMDGGYINNLPADIARNMGTKTVIAIDVGSQDETDLCNYGDSLSGWWLLWKRINPWAEKVKVPDMAEIQSRLAYVSCVRQLELVKKSAYCEYIRPPIDRFKTMDFGKFDEIYDVGYQHGKLVFTEWARGDIIKNVLKDHRSADYNDSKKTDSCTCPSADFTDLAEIVSRIEPVQSYLADEESDYATEYEEDGMDIVREAEGEEEEEEEAEDPEDQSPGEWGPNGIFTSDEEKTVRQRKNITREPNMDFS